The segment CGATCAAAGCGACTTCGGCAAGCCTACCGCTTCCGACGTTTCCCCGTCTATAGCGGATACCGAAGAAGAAGCGTTCGACGAAGAAAACGACGACGCTTCCTCTATGGAGCCGTCCGCCGAAGACGCCGTCGTGGAGATAGAGCCGGACGAGGTCGAGGAGAGCGCGGAGCCCGTGCAAGCGGAGGAAGAGGATCTCGAACCGTGGCTAAGGTCGGAGCCCGCCGAAACGGAAGAGCACGAGGAAGCCCCCGTCGAGGAGTCCATTGACCAACCCGTTGAAGAAGCGGTCGCAGAAGAGCCCGAAGAAGTCCCCGTCGAAGAGCCCATCGACCAACCCGTTGAAGAAGCGGTCGAAGAGGAAGTTCCCGCCGAAGAGGAAGTTTTGTTGACCGAAGACGTCTTTGCCGAGAACCAACCCGCCTATGACGAAGAGGCGGATGCTTTTGCGGAAGAAGTCCCCGCCTACGAACAAGAAGAGGCGCCCGAGGACGGCTACGTCGCGGACGAAGCGCCCGATTTTGCCCAAGAGGATCAACCCGCCGAGGAGAATATCGAGCCGTGGCTCGACGAAACGCCCGCCGAGGCGGTGGAAACGGCGGTAGCAGAGGAGCCTATCAACCAACCCGCCGACGAGAGCGAAGCAGTCGAAGCGGACGAAGCAGTCGAAGCCGTCGCACAACCCGAAGCCGAAGAGAGCGAAGCCGTCGAACCCGAGGGCGAGACCGTTCCCGACGGGGCCGAGGAAGAAAATCCCGCCGAAGCCGAAGAGGGTGCTACGCCCGAGCAAAGCGAGGAAGAAAAGGCCGAAGCCGAGCGCGTCGCGCAGGAAAAGGCCGCCAAAAAGGCCGAGCAAAAGGCCAAACGCAAAGCGTGGGTCAAGAAGCACGTCGGGCTTATCGTCGCGCTGTGCCTCGTCGTTCTGGTCGGCGCGGGGCTTGCCACCGGTCACTTCGTCACCACGATGAAGGTGGCGTTCATTCACAAGGTCGAGGATTTGCAAAAGGCGGTGGACGCGGGCAAGAAAACCGAGTATATTTTCAAGAGCGATATCATCTACGACGGCGATCTCGCTTTGTCCAACGTCAATTTGGATATGAACGACCACACCTTAGAGGTCAAAGGCAATCTCACGATGACGGGCGACGGTTTCGTCGGCTACAAGAAGACCGTTTGGCACAAACCCCAAGCGGGCGGTCACGTCATCGTCACGGGTAATTATGCCCAGACGGGCAATATCGCTTGGTACAGCACGCTCACGGCCAACGCCGTCACCATCACGGGCGACCTCACGGTCGGCAACGATTTCGCCGTGCCCGCGCTTACCGTCAGCGGTTCTCTGTCTGTCACGGGGCGGGTAGAGGCCGACGCCGTCACGGTGGGCGGTGATATGACCGTATCTGGTCAGGTATCCGCTGCCGTTACGCTTGCGGGCAACGCCGATATTTCGGGCTCCGTCCGCACGATTTCGGGCGGCAAAACCGTCTCCGTGCAAGGCGAAGCGCAGTCTATCGACGGCGTGGAGAAACTGTATCTCTATCCCGACAGCAACGTCGCGGCGTTCACCGCCGACGCCTACTATTTCGTGCAGTACCTCGAGGCGCCCACCGTGGTCGTCAAAAAGGTCAACGGCGTGCAGACGTTGCTCATTTCGCACGTACTCAACGCCGACGGCTACAAAATCACGGTCGATGGCGTAGAGGGCGAGTACGACGCGCCCAAAGCGGCGGGCGAGAATACGGCCTATACCATGCCGGACCTCGCGCCCGGCAACTACAAGGTCACCGTCACCCCCTATTCCTCCAAACCCGACCAATTCATCGGCGGTGCCAACGCGCAGATCAAGATGTCCTACTACGTCCAACTCGCCACGCCCCAAGTCGCCGTGGGTGAGGAGATGAAAGAGGACGGCGAGCACGTGGTCGTCACCATTCAAAAGGTGGATTACGCCAACGAATTCGTGCTCAACGTGCGCGGCAAAGAGATCAAGGTCAAGGCCGAGGACGGCGTCACCACCTACGATATCACGTCCTTGGTGGACGGCACGGGCAGTTACGACGTGTACGTCTATGCCAAACCGCCCAAGAAGGGCAATTACGAGACGAGCGAGACCACGTTGGTCACCTACGTCCGTCAGACCACCGCCGTCCTGACTTCGGTCACGGCCTACAAGGTCGATGCGGCCGTTGAAGCCGTCGTCGAGGGCACGGACGCCTACTACTATTTGGTGGAGTGGAAGAAAGACGCTTCCGTCGTCGGTACCGTCTACGTCAAAGCGGCCGCCGAGGGTGCTACGACCGCGCGCTTCGTTCCGGCCGATGGCGTCACCGTAGACGCCGTCACCGTTACGCCGTTGGGCAAGGGTTATCATCGCACGGGCAACGCGGCTTCCACGGTCGTCTTGGCCGAAAAACCCGCCCCCGCCGCTCCCGAAACGCCCGCCGAATAAGTTTTATTCGTCAAGGCGCGTTACGCCGACGCAACCAAAAACTCCCTCGATTTTTTTCGAGGGAGTCTTTTTATATCGCATATCTTGATGGATGGATTGCGAGCCGATTGCCTATGCGTTTTATCGGTTTTGTATCCTATTCATTTCGCGCACGGTCGCGGCGGCGTCACGGCAGTACACGCACCCTATTTCCTCGGCGAACGCGGGCGTTATCACCGCGCCGCCCACCAATATATCGAGCACAGGGTAGACCTTGCGTACTTCCCGCACGATTTCGGCCATATTTTCGGCCGTCGTCGTCATCAAAGCGGATAGTCCCAGTACGCAAGGCATTTCTTTTTCGAGGCTCTCGAGTATCTTCTCCGTGGGCACGTCTTTTCCGAGGTCCACTACTTTGTAGCCGTAGTTCGCCACCACGGATTTGACGATATTCTTGCCGATATCGTGCACGTCGCCTTTGACGGTGGCTATCACCAGCTTGCCTTTGCATTCGGCGCTTTCGCCCGTCTTGGCGTACAGCAGGTCGAATCCCGCTTTGGCGGCGTCCGCGGCGGTGATCAGTTGGGGCAGGAAAAACTTGCCTTGCTCGTATCGCACGCCCACCTCGTCCAATGCGGCGATGATGAGGGGCGTGGGGTTATTCCCTTTTTCGATTTCCTGCGCCGTCAAGGCCTTGACCGTCGCGCCGTCCCCTCGGCGCACCGCGTCTTCGATGGTGATGGTTTCCGTCGTTGTTTTCTCGTCCGCGGTCGTCGCCTGCGCCGCGTAGGCGATATAGTCGTCCGCGCGTATTTCCCCTTGCAAAAACGACAGGGCCTCTTTCGAGGGCTTCAGCCCCTTGTAGATGGGGTTGACGATGGCGGCGTCCAACCCCGCCTCTTTCGCCATCTGCAAAAAAGCGGCGTTCAGGTCTTCGCGCAGGGGCATACCGTAGGAGATATTGCTCACGCCGAGGACGGTGCGACAGCCCAAGCGCTTCACGCGTTGCAGGCATTCCACCGTCAGCCTTGCGTTGCCTATGCCCGCGCCCTCCGCCATGGTCAGACAGTCGATATACACGTCCTCTTTGGCTATGCCGCAGGCTTCGGCGCGCGACAGTATTTTTTCGGCTATGGAGAGGCGCCCTTCCACGGTGTCGGGTATTCCGTTTTTATCCAAGGTCAGCCCCACGACGGCCGCGCCGTACCGCTTCACCAAGGGCAGTATTTCGTCCATCACCTCGTCCTCGCCGTTCACCGAGTTGACGAGGGCGCGCCCCGCGTAGTAGCGCAAGCCCTTTTCTATGGTTTTGGCGGACGAACTGTCTATGACGAGGGGCGTATTCACCACGCATTGCAGGCGCTCCACCACCTCTTGTATGCTGTCGGCGTCCTTGGTGCCGCTGAGACCAATGTTGACGTCCAGCATTTCCGCGCCTTCTTCCTCTTGCTTGGGGCCCAACGCCACCACGTAGTCGAGGTTGCCTTCGCGTATGGCGGCTTGCAGGAGTTTTTTGCCCGTCGGGTTTATTCGTTCGCCGATGACCGTGCCCCCTTGGGGAATGACGGTTTTGCTTTGCGAACACAATATCCCCCTATACGTATAGGGGCTTTTTGCGACGTTTTGCGCGTTTGCCGCTTGGCATAGCGCGGCGATATATGCGGGCGTCGTACCACAGCATCCGCCCACGGCGGCGGCGCCCCGTTGCACGATCGGCCCCATGGCCTTGGCGAATGCTTCCGCCGTCATCGAGTATATGCTCTTGCCGCGATAAATCTGCGGCATACCCGCGTTGGGCTTGACAAAGGTGGGCAGCTGCGTGTTTTCGGTCAATCGCGCAAAGAGCATCGCGCACTCGATAGGCCCCACCGAGCAGTTGATACCCACCGCGTCCGCGCCGAGGGCCGTCGCCGTCACGGCAAAACTTTCCACCGAACAGCCAAAGGCCGTATGCCCGCCTTTTTCAAAGGACATCGAAGCCCACACGGGCCTATCCGTGTTGTCCTTGGCGGCCAGAATGGCGGCGCGCATTTCCGCGAGGTCGGTCATCGTCTCTATGACCACCATATCGTATTTTCCTTCGCCCGCTCGTACCACTTGCGCGAAACTGTCGTACGCCAGGTCGAAGGATATGCCCGCTTTGCCGAGTATCTTGCCCGTCGGGCCCACGTCCAACGCGATTTTGACGTTCTTGCCGCTTTCCTCTTTGGCGGCTTGCGCGATATCGAGGGCTTGTCGCAGCATTACGGCGTAGTCTTCGCGTTTTTGGGGATTGCACCCGAACGTGTTGGCGAAAATGACGTTCGCCCCCGCTTGGATATAGTCGAGGTGTATTTGCTTTACCAATGCGGGGTTGGACGCGTTGAAAGTTTCGGACGAAGCGAAAATCCCGCTTCTTTCGAGAAGCAGGCTACCCATTGCACCGTCCAATATCAGTCCGTCGAAGTTCATATTTCACCTATGGTTTGGGCACGACGCCCACGAGAAAAGTAATCGTTTTGCTCGGGTACATCATACCCCCGTCGTTCACTCGCACGTTCAACGCTTTGTCCGCGCCCGCTATGCGCAAAAGGTCCTTTTGCCCGCCCAGGTCGAAGTCGCCGTAGCCGGGGCTATACCGCGTCGTGCAGGTCTCGCCCCTTCTTTCCGCTTCGGCTTTCAGCCGTTGCCAAATGCTTTCGGCGAGATTCTCCACGGCGTATGAGGCCGCTATGTCGGCGATATACGCGGTCGCGAGGTCTTTTACTTGCAGGGTTTCCAATAGTCTATCCACGTTTGCGCCCAAGGTACACACGCCCACCACGACGGCAGTCGCGCCCTCGAGGTGCTTGCGGATATCGTTCCCCGCGGGGCAAAAGTCGCCCAACAAAAGGTCTTCGCCCACTTCGAAGTGCGCGGTCATCTCTTTGGGATCCGCTGCTTCGTTCACGAGGTCGACCGCTTTTTCTATGCGTGCGGTCAGCGTTTCGTCGGCGCCCTTGTAGAGCCGCCGTATTCGTTCGACCGATATGACGTTCATTTGCGTATGGCGTCGAAGATGGCCGCCGCCGTTTTCACGCTGTTCATCGTGTAGAGATGCACGCCTTTCGCGCCGTTTGCTTTCAGGTCTTCTATTTGTTCTATGGCGTAGGCTACGCCGTCCTCGAACATATCGTCTTGGTGCGCGTCCACGAGGCGCTGTAAGGCGGGGGG is part of the Clostridia bacterium genome and harbors:
- a CDS encoding homocysteine S-methyltransferase family protein translates to MNFDGLILDGAMGSLLLERSGIFASSETFNASNPALVKQIHLDYIQAGANVIFANTFGCNPQKREDYAVMLRQALDIAQAAKEESGKNVKIALDVGPTGKILGKAGISFDLAYDSFAQVVRAGEGKYDMVVIETMTDLAEMRAAILAAKDNTDRPVWASMSFEKGGHTAFGCSVESFAVTATALGADAVGINCSVGPIECAMLFARLTENTQLPTFVKPNAGMPQIYRGKSIYSMTAEAFAKAMGPIVQRGAAAVGGCCGTTPAYIAALCQAANAQNVAKSPYTYRGILCSQSKTVIPQGGTVIGERINPTGKKLLQAAIREGNLDYVVALGPKQEEEGAEMLDVNIGLSGTKDADSIQEVVERLQCVVNTPLVIDSSSAKTIEKGLRYYAGRALVNSVNGEDEVMDEILPLVKRYGAAVVGLTLDKNGIPDTVEGRLSIAEKILSRAEACGIAKEDVYIDCLTMAEGAGIGNARLTVECLQRVKRLGCRTVLGVSNISYGMPLREDLNAAFLQMAKEAGLDAAIVNPIYKGLKPSKEALSFLQGEIRADDYIAYAAQATTADEKTTTETITIEDAVRRGDGATVKALTAQEIEKGNNPTPLIIAALDEVGVRYEQGKFFLPQLITAADAAKAGFDLLYAKTGESAECKGKLVIATVKGDVHDIGKNIVKSVVANYGYKVVDLGKDVPTEKILESLEKEMPCVLGLSALMTTTAENMAEIVREVRKVYPVLDILVGGAVITPAFAEEIGCVYCRDAAATVREMNRIQNR